CATACACAAACTCCCACCTAACAAAAGAAATATTGGTTATGTTTTTCAAGAAAGTCCTCTTTTTCCACACTTAAATATTTTTGAAAATATAGTTTTTAACATGAAAAAATTTGATAGTGAAAAATTAGACTTTCTATTAGATAAAATACAAATTAAACATTTAAAAAAAAGATATCCACACGAAATATCTGGAGGAGAAAACCAGAGAACTGCAGTTATTAGATCATTGATCAGAAATCCAGATTTATTTCTATTAGACGAACCATTCACCAATTTAGATAAAGTAACAAAAGAACACACTAAAGAATTAATTTTTGATATAATTAAGGAAACAAAAACAACAACTATTTTGGTGAATCATGACATTCAAGATTCTTTAGAATTATCTGATAGATTACTGGTTTTAGATGAATCTAATATTAAGATGCTAAATAATTCTCTTAAAGTTTACTCAGAACCTTCAAGCTTAAAAATAGCTAAACTTTTTGGTGAAGTTAATAATCTTGAAATCGAAGGGAAGCAAGTTTATATTAGGCCAAAAGATGTAACTATTGTTACTAAATCTGAAATTAAAGCAGAGGTAATTCAATCTAATTTTGTGGGACAACATTTCAAAATAACTGCTAAAATTGGTTCTAAAAAAATAACCTTGTTCAATAAAAAAGAGATAATGAAAAATACACAAATTCATCTGCGTTTAAAGCAAGAAAATATACTAAAGTTTGATTAAATTATTTTAAAAATATAAATTGAAAAATGCGACATTGATTGATTATTTGGATTTATATTAAAAGTTTAGTATTTTGGAAAAAACATTCTCTTATGAAAATATACCCCTACATACTCCTAACGTTTTTTATGTATTTAAATATAAATGCACAAATCATATCTTATGAACTTGTAGAAAGCTGGTCGAAACAAGAGGTCAGTCAACTTTACTCTAGTTACTCAGTTCCTGAATCTGTTGGGCAGATTAATTATGCTGTTGATGGATATAAAGTTCTTTATTATACTCCTGATTTTGATGGAGAATTTGTTATTTGCTCTGGAGCGATTTATTTACCTGCTAA
The sequence above is a segment of the Flavobacteriales bacterium TMED191 genome. Coding sequences within it:
- a CDS encoding ABC transporter ATP-binding protein, whose amino-acid sequence is MSLSIKNLSKKYGENSVLNKIEFTLNQGEIISIIGASGCGKTTLLKCITGLCDIDEGEIKINLKPIHKLPPNKRNIGYVFQESPLFPHLNIFENIVFNMKKFDSEKLDFLLDKIQIKHLKKRYPHEISGGENQRTAVIRSLIRNPDLFLLDEPFTNLDKVTKEHTKELIFDIIKETKTTTILVNHDIQDSLELSDRLLVLDESNIKMLNNSLKVYSEPSSLKIAKLFGEVNNLEIEGKQVYIRPKDVTIVTKSEIKAEVIQSNFVGQHFKITAKIGSKKITLFNKKEIMKNTQIHLRLKQENILKFD